One Legionella lansingensis genomic region harbors:
- a CDS encoding site-2 protease family protein, producing the protein MLELTAVQQIAIWLLPVLFAITLHEAAHAWVAYRLGDTTAKMLGRLSFNPFRHIDLIGTILIPIIVLLLSQFNFVFGWAKPVPIDASQFSHPRRDVAFTTAAGPLSNLLMALLWAALLKLALLLNPQVSNIALFTLLTARAGIIINLLLAYLNLIPIPPLDGSRIVSSLLPPHLATLYEKIEPFGIIILLILIFTGILGWLINPPIQWSLIALRNLYNL; encoded by the coding sequence ATGCTTGAATTAACCGCTGTTCAACAAATAGCTATCTGGTTGCTTCCTGTTTTATTCGCTATTACCCTACACGAAGCAGCGCATGCATGGGTAGCATACCGCTTAGGGGACACAACAGCAAAAATGCTGGGGCGTTTAAGCTTTAACCCTTTTCGCCACATTGACCTTATAGGCACGATTCTCATCCCGATTATAGTGCTCCTATTAAGCCAATTTAATTTTGTGTTTGGTTGGGCAAAACCAGTACCGATCGATGCCTCACAGTTCAGTCACCCACGTCGCGATGTGGCCTTCACCACAGCTGCAGGACCGTTGTCAAATTTGTTAATGGCACTCCTATGGGCGGCTTTATTGAAATTAGCTTTGCTACTTAATCCTCAAGTATCAAACATTGCTTTATTTACTTTGCTTACCGCTCGTGCGGGAATCATCATTAATCTGTTATTGGCTTATCTTAATTTGATACCTATTCCTCCTTTAGACGGAAGCCGCATTGTTTCTAGTCTCCTTCCTCCGCATCTTGCTACGCTCTATGAAAAAATTGAACCATTTGGGATCATTATTTTACTCATTCTCATCTTTACAGGTATTTTAGGTTGGCTCATTAATCCCCCTATTCAATGGTCATTAATAGCTCTTCGTAATTTATATAACTTATGA
- a CDS encoding ArnT family glycosyltransferase: MVLILFLLLHGYTLHKVQHYLLLTLFSLLLFLPGIIAMPVTDRDEAHFAQASRQMLQTGQYFQVRFQDKTRFQKPPGINWLQVVSVSVFSDAESKAIWPYRLPSVLGALFSVLLFYFFAHQFVGRSTALLASALLATALLFVVEAHLAVTDASLLSAVLLMQGALWYCYDKGLRGENVHWIWALCFWFAMAYGMVLKGVTPLVGLLTILALCIIEKRVNWLRGLRPCRGLLFFILLTLKWLLMLNAAENSNYLMQMIHKDLLPKLQGGHESHGRPPLFHLAILPLTFWPASLFLWQGGVYATVNRHQKTVKFLLAWLLPTWLFFEIMPTKLPQYVLPTFPAIALLCALAINHTQTDHITQRGKWLHFLQLMWGLLSLGLAFVLALLPYLVLHKIPMLSFIIFGGISVLTLIAIYFSWQGAYHRSCVAVFLASLLVYPIIFNKLLPQLEPVWLARNAAQLIEIKKISQQKPLLVVGFAEPSLVFNLNTKLVKYSDGTEAKQIIKNDITRLALIDGIILNEWEKGGLTLSIVAQTKGFNYTKGRWVELFLVARRGEINVAI; encoded by the coding sequence ATGGTTCTTATATTATTCCTTCTTTTGCATGGATATACGTTGCATAAAGTCCAGCATTATCTCTTACTAACTCTATTTTCTTTGCTACTTTTTCTTCCTGGCATCATCGCCATGCCGGTAACAGATAGAGACGAAGCACATTTTGCTCAAGCCAGCCGACAAATGTTACAAACTGGCCAGTATTTTCAGGTTCGTTTCCAAGATAAGACACGTTTTCAAAAACCGCCCGGGATAAATTGGTTGCAAGTTGTCAGTGTCAGCGTATTTAGTGATGCTGAATCTAAAGCAATATGGCCTTATCGCCTACCTTCAGTATTGGGGGCACTATTTTCAGTGCTCTTATTCTATTTTTTTGCTCACCAATTTGTTGGTCGAAGCACAGCCTTATTAGCTTCAGCCTTGTTAGCTACTGCTTTGCTATTCGTTGTTGAAGCGCATTTGGCGGTGACAGATGCTTCTTTGCTATCGGCTGTTTTATTGATGCAAGGAGCTCTTTGGTATTGTTATGATAAAGGACTAAGGGGGGAGAATGTTCACTGGATTTGGGCATTATGTTTTTGGTTTGCTATGGCTTACGGCATGGTTTTAAAAGGTGTCACCCCGTTAGTAGGCCTTCTCACAATTTTAGCCTTATGCATTATAGAAAAGCGTGTGAATTGGTTGCGAGGGTTGCGACCATGTCGTGGGTTGTTATTTTTTATTCTCCTTACTCTGAAATGGTTATTGATGCTGAATGCCGCAGAAAATAGCAATTATTTAATGCAGATGATTCATAAAGACTTGTTACCTAAATTACAAGGAGGGCATGAGTCCCATGGCAGACCACCTCTGTTTCATCTTGCTATCCTACCTTTAACCTTCTGGCCTGCATCACTGTTTTTGTGGCAAGGCGGCGTCTATGCCACAGTCAATCGGCATCAAAAGACAGTAAAGTTTCTATTGGCTTGGCTTTTGCCCACTTGGCTTTTTTTTGAGATCATGCCTACGAAGTTGCCACAATATGTATTACCCACTTTCCCAGCTATTGCTTTGCTTTGTGCATTGGCTATTAATCATACTCAGACTGATCACATCACTCAAAGAGGAAAGTGGTTGCATTTTTTACAGCTAATGTGGGGGTTATTGTCCTTAGGTCTAGCGTTCGTTTTGGCTCTACTTCCTTATCTCGTTTTGCATAAAATTCCTATGCTCAGTTTTATTATTTTTGGTGGGATTTCGGTATTGACCTTGATTGCCATCTATTTCTCCTGGCAAGGTGCTTATCACCGCTCCTGTGTGGCAGTTTTTCTGGCATCACTTTTAGTCTATCCCATTATTTTTAACAAACTTCTGCCGCAATTAGAGCCTGTGTGGCTTGCTCGTAATGCTGCCCAGCTCATCGAGATAAAGAAAATTTCGCAGCAAAAACCTCTATTAGTTGTAGGATTTGCAGAACCCAGTTTGGTCTTTAATTTGAATACCAAACTGGTCAAATACAGTGACGGTACCGAGGCTAAGCAAATAATAAAAAATGACATAACGCGTCTAGCATTAATTGATGGTATTATTCTAAACGAATGGGAGAAAGGTGGACTCACATTGTCCATCGTAGCCCAGACCAAGGGGTTTAATTATACGAAAGGTCGCTGGGTTGAGCTCTTTTTAGTGGCCAGAAGAGGAGAAATAAATGTCGCCATTTGA
- a CDS encoding phosphatase PAP2 family protein codes for MSPFDRLLGVMTKPGIMLSYIGLIVLSFLYFDKPIAEYFYNLDIRAHLALIGWLTKLGLGMVWLPVLFIAALFFRYIYANREYEVRAWFLFMCVAIPSAICGFLKVLFGRARPNLWLHNDLFGFYGLQLHSPFWSFPSGHTTTIMSLVFGLSIVFPRYAYALMLTGITVAISRVLLTHHYLSDILAASYLSLLEIGILLCFLRRKSWLAPAWGHTV; via the coding sequence ATGTCGCCATTTGATCGCTTGTTAGGGGTAATGACCAAACCTGGCATCATGTTAAGTTATATCGGTTTAATCGTATTATCTTTTCTCTATTTCGACAAACCCATCGCTGAATATTTCTACAACCTTGATATAAGGGCACACTTGGCTTTGATCGGGTGGCTGACCAAATTAGGATTGGGTATGGTCTGGTTGCCTGTTTTGTTTATTGCTGCTCTTTTTTTTCGTTATATTTATGCAAATCGTGAATATGAAGTACGGGCTTGGTTTTTATTTATGTGCGTTGCAATCCCTAGCGCCATTTGTGGATTTTTGAAAGTGCTTTTCGGGCGTGCACGGCCAAATTTATGGCTGCACAATGATCTATTTGGCTTTTATGGTTTGCAACTGCATTCTCCTTTTTGGTCTTTTCCTTCAGGTCACACAACCACCATAATGAGCCTCGTTTTTGGCTTAAGTATCGTGTTTCCAAGATATGCTTATGCATTGATGTTGACTGGAATAACGGTTGCTATTTCCCGTGTATTGTTAACCCATCATTATTTAAGTGACATTCTAGCTGCAAGTTATTTGAGCTTATTAGAAATAGGCATTTTGCTTTGCTTTTTACGGCGCAAATCGTGGCTGGCACCTGCATGGGGACATACAGTATAA
- a CDS encoding glycosyltransferase family 2 protein has protein sequence MPTNTQMDVSIIIPVYNEVDNVEALYKEIAAALSLERFIYEVIFIDDGSTDGTAERLRLLSQNLPNLRVLYHRRNFGQSAGLLSGAKAAQYSMLVTLDGDGQNDPHDIPRLFEQRKDARTVVLGIRKKRDDNILRRLSSRIGNGVRKRLLNDDCPDTGCSLKLFPRDAFLALPHFNHFHRFLPALFKRAGFRLINLPVNHRPRRHGVSKYGIMNRLFVGIYDLIGVRWLLKRPCAPEVSTNEN, from the coding sequence ATGCCCACAAACACGCAGATGGATGTTTCCATAATCATCCCTGTTTATAATGAAGTAGATAATGTGGAAGCTCTTTATAAAGAAATCGCAGCTGCCCTTTCTCTGGAGCGATTTATCTATGAAGTCATTTTTATTGACGATGGGAGTACCGATGGTACGGCGGAACGTTTAAGGCTTTTGTCACAAAATTTACCAAACTTAAGGGTGCTCTATCATAGAAGAAATTTTGGCCAAAGTGCGGGTTTACTAAGTGGAGCAAAGGCTGCTCAATATTCAATGTTGGTGACTTTAGATGGTGATGGTCAAAATGATCCTCATGATATACCTCGTCTTTTTGAGCAACGAAAGGATGCGCGAACTGTTGTGTTGGGTATTCGCAAAAAAAGAGATGACAATATCTTGCGACGGCTATCGTCACGAATCGGCAATGGTGTCCGTAAGCGTTTACTCAATGATGATTGTCCTGATACAGGGTGTAGCTTAAAGCTATTCCCTCGAGATGCTTTTTTGGCCTTACCTCACTTCAATCATTTTCACCGCTTCCTACCTGCTCTATTCAAGAGAGCAGGATTTAGACTGATTAATCTTCCCGTTAATCATCGTCCCCGACGACACGGTGTTTCAAAATATGGCATCATGAATCGTTTATTCGTAGGTATATATGATTTAATTGGCGTTCGCTGGTTATTAAAGCGTCCGTGTGCACCGGAGGTTTCTACAAATGAGAACTGA
- a CDS encoding lipid-A-disaccharide synthase N-terminal domain-containing protein produces MRTEYLWLGLGLIGQGVFSARFIVQWLVSEREKKSIIPVAFWYLSLFGGLTLLVYSIYKQDPVFILGQSTGVFIYTRNLYLIHRERASRIAKLNRMSQKGVS; encoded by the coding sequence ATGAGAACTGAATACCTTTGGCTAGGGCTTGGTTTAATTGGGCAGGGTGTTTTTTCTGCGCGTTTTATTGTGCAGTGGCTAGTTAGCGAAAGAGAGAAGAAAAGTATCATCCCAGTTGCATTTTGGTATCTCAGCCTATTTGGAGGGTTAACACTGTTGGTGTATTCAATTTATAAGCAAGATCCTGTATTCATTCTTGGTCAGTCAACAGGTGTGTTCATCTATACAAGGAACTTATACCTTATCCATCGAGAAAGGGCTTCACGTATTGCTAAACTAAATCGCATGAGTCAAAAAGGGGTGTCTTGA
- a CDS encoding ArnT family glycosyltransferase, with amino-acid sequence MKKDGYWLGHPAIILFLFSLTILLIRIFFRGQILLLDESEQVMLAQELLPGYPGQPPLYTWLQYLFFKALGVNLFSLTLLKCSLFFFCLYFFHLICKIHCETLLLAWCATLSWTLIPAIGLDLIKDNTHSILALLTACLTWYWMIIPERFSKYIWYTLFGCILAAGLLAKFNYLLFLVVLLTSALSLKEFRKKFIHPYMIYSLLLALLLTCPYLWWLWKEPHIALSSIYKLHPNATSLRQGMGELTIVVLIFSLPAFVTLCFFFPKRQINLSEKIANRLLHRYHIILLPVLFLTVIIGDMHAFKTRWLIPLLFLFPVFYLSQVKYCPDLKTRILKFVSLSLLIEVIFLMILILSHHFEQSKNKQKPLQAIIELLKYDSSHHIDWIVSDSYWLLGNLTSTLAHKNVWLLTSINKYHLPQGQCLLIWKGKEIPFWVYAHDQMHASNVRLIEDTKRKTVIGGYTFMQIYESSDKPG; translated from the coding sequence ATGAAAAAAGACGGTTATTGGCTTGGGCATCCTGCAATTATCCTGTTTCTTTTTAGCTTAACCATTCTTCTCATCAGAATTTTTTTCCGTGGCCAAATCCTTTTACTCGATGAATCCGAACAAGTCATGCTGGCCCAGGAATTACTTCCAGGCTATCCTGGTCAACCACCTTTATATACTTGGCTGCAATATCTTTTCTTTAAGGCATTGGGTGTTAATTTGTTTTCCTTAACACTCCTAAAATGTAGCTTGTTCTTTTTTTGCCTTTATTTTTTTCATTTAATCTGCAAGATTCACTGCGAAACGCTTCTATTGGCCTGGTGTGCTACGCTCTCATGGACTCTTATTCCAGCAATCGGCCTTGATCTCATCAAAGACAATACGCACTCTATTTTAGCGTTACTCACTGCCTGCTTAACATGGTATTGGATGATTATTCCAGAACGCTTCTCGAAATATATTTGGTACACTCTATTTGGCTGTATTCTCGCTGCAGGACTGCTTGCAAAATTTAACTACCTACTATTTTTGGTTGTTCTTTTGACTAGTGCTCTTTCATTAAAAGAATTCCGCAAAAAATTTATCCATCCTTACATGATTTACAGCTTACTATTGGCACTCTTACTCACCTGTCCCTACTTATGGTGGCTTTGGAAAGAGCCACACATTGCATTATCTAGCATCTACAAATTGCATCCAAATGCTACTTCACTTAGACAAGGGATGGGAGAATTAACCATCGTCGTGTTGATATTTAGCCTACCTGCTTTTGTGACTTTATGTTTTTTTTTCCCAAAAAGACAAATCAATCTATCTGAGAAAATAGCCAATAGATTATTGCATCGATATCATATCATTCTCTTACCCGTCTTATTCTTGACAGTCATTATCGGTGATATGCATGCCTTTAAGACACGTTGGCTGATTCCTCTTTTATTTCTTTTCCCGGTCTTTTATCTCAGTCAGGTTAAATATTGTCCTGATTTAAAAACACGAATTCTTAAGTTTGTAAGTTTGAGCCTCCTAATCGAAGTTATCTTCTTGATGATTTTAATCCTTAGTCATCACTTTGAACAAAGCAAGAACAAACAAAAACCCTTACAGGCAATAATTGAACTCCTTAAATACGATTCTTCTCATCACATAGACTGGATTGTTTCAGATTCTTATTGGCTATTAGGTAATCTTACATCTACTCTAGCTCACAAAAATGTATGGTTACTAACCTCCATTAACAAATATCACCTACCTCAGGGTCAATGTTTACTCATTTGGAAGGGAAAGGAGATTCCTTTCTGGGTATACGCTCATGATCAAATGCATGCAAGTAACGTCAGATTGATTGAAGACACTAAACGAAAAACAGTAATAGGCGGGTACACTTTTATGCAAATTTATGAATCATCAGATAAGCCTGGGTGA
- a CDS encoding UDP-glucose dehydrogenase family protein produces MIISVYGAGYVGLVSAVCLAKLGYQVICADIDEHKIHMLLEGKCPIYEDGLPELLEEQLNKRLMFTNNLVEAIKKAEIHIIATGTPSLPDGSADLSQVFAVATMIAQEADIDGILVIKSTVPVRTGDAVQTHVEEELLRGGKTIKLAVCANPEFLREGTAVYDFLHADRIVIGGEDKKALDVLKRIYQPLVDKGIPLLCMNRRSAELTKYASNAMLALRISFINYISQLAEALDANVDEIRQGIGFDHRIGPHFLFPGIGYGGSCFPKDVRALIQIAKSIDMNVDFLEAIENVNQWQKDWVFKQVSKHFHHNLKGLTIGLWGLSFKPGTDDLREASSLVIIDSLLCAGVQLRVYDPVAMPAAKKILEGTIIWCESAEEVLDGGVDALVIATEWLEFKNFCLRTLKDKLGKAPLIDGRNCFDLSKVAFAGLSYYSVGRPLVMDGQQMRSR; encoded by the coding sequence ATGATCATTTCAGTTTATGGGGCAGGCTATGTAGGATTGGTTTCTGCTGTATGTCTGGCCAAGCTCGGATATCAAGTGATTTGTGCTGATATCGATGAGCACAAGATTCACATGTTACTAGAGGGCAAATGTCCCATATATGAAGATGGACTTCCAGAATTGTTGGAAGAACAACTAAATAAACGGCTTATGTTCACCAATAACCTGGTTGAAGCAATAAAGAAAGCAGAGATCCACATTATTGCAACGGGGACCCCAAGCTTGCCTGATGGCAGTGCTGATTTGTCCCAGGTTTTTGCCGTAGCTACTATGATCGCTCAAGAGGCGGATATTGACGGGATCTTGGTTATCAAATCCACTGTTCCAGTCAGAACGGGTGATGCAGTTCAAACTCACGTCGAGGAGGAGCTTTTACGTGGTGGAAAAACGATTAAGCTCGCAGTATGTGCTAATCCTGAGTTCTTACGTGAAGGAACAGCTGTCTATGATTTCTTGCATGCAGATAGAATCGTTATAGGAGGGGAAGATAAGAAGGCTCTTGATGTCCTTAAGAGGATTTATCAACCTCTTGTTGATAAAGGTATCCCACTTCTGTGTATGAATCGGCGTTCTGCCGAGCTTACGAAATATGCTAGCAATGCTATGCTGGCCTTAAGAATTAGCTTTATCAATTATATCAGTCAACTTGCAGAAGCACTTGATGCCAATGTTGATGAGATCCGCCAGGGTATAGGGTTTGATCATCGTATTGGTCCTCATTTCTTGTTCCCTGGCATAGGTTACGGAGGTTCTTGTTTCCCTAAGGATGTCCGCGCTTTAATACAAATTGCAAAGTCAATCGATATGAATGTCGATTTTTTGGAAGCTATCGAGAATGTTAACCAATGGCAAAAAGATTGGGTCTTCAAGCAGGTGTCCAAACATTTTCATCATAATCTCAAGGGATTAACAATTGGTCTCTGGGGTTTGTCATTCAAACCTGGAACAGATGATTTGAGGGAGGCAAGCAGTCTTGTGATCATTGATTCATTGCTTTGTGCTGGGGTGCAACTTAGGGTATATGATCCGGTAGCCATGCCTGCTGCAAAAAAAATATTAGAAGGAACCATCATATGGTGCGAGTCTGCAGAAGAGGTGCTTGATGGTGGTGTGGACGCTTTAGTTATTGCAACTGAATGGCTGGAGTTTAAAAATTTTTGCTTGCGTACCCTGAAGGATAAATTAGGTAAAGCACCACTCATTGATGGTCGTAATTGCTTTGATTTGTCCAAAGTGGCTTTTGCAGGATTGTCTTATTATTCTGTTGGACGTCCTTTGGTCATGGATGGGCAGCAGATGAGGAGTAGGTAG
- the galU gene encoding UTP--glucose-1-phosphate uridylyltransferase GalU has protein sequence MPIKKAVFPVAGIGSRFLPATKANPKEMLPIVDKPLIQYAVEEAVRAGINHMIFITSSSKRAIEDHFDNHFELEKRLEEQGKENLLEVVKSVSPPGIQFTYVRQNQPLGLGHAILCAEHVVGDDPFAILLADDLIDDSRLPCLAAMTEHFERDQLSVLAVQPVPWRDVNQYGVVKVVDAEENYSTILAMIEKPKRELAPSNLAAVGRYIFTSAIFSCLKQTIPDYRGEIQLTDGIRGLLNEQKVQAYQFHGKRYDCGSKLGYLQATVELGLLHPEIGKEFKDYLGTLS, from the coding sequence ATGCCAATAAAAAAAGCTGTTTTCCCCGTCGCAGGCATAGGTTCTCGCTTTTTGCCAGCAACAAAGGCCAACCCTAAAGAAATGCTACCTATTGTTGATAAGCCCTTGATTCAATATGCTGTTGAGGAAGCTGTGCGTGCTGGAATTAATCATATGATTTTTATCACCAGCTCTAGCAAACGAGCCATCGAAGACCACTTTGATAATCATTTTGAATTAGAAAAGCGCTTGGAAGAGCAGGGTAAAGAGAACCTTTTAGAGGTCGTAAAAAGCGTTTCCCCACCAGGTATCCAATTTACTTATGTTCGACAAAATCAACCTTTGGGGTTAGGTCATGCCATATTGTGTGCCGAGCATGTGGTCGGTGACGATCCCTTTGCTATTCTACTCGCTGATGATTTAATCGATGACTCCAGGTTGCCATGTCTAGCTGCTATGACAGAGCATTTTGAAAGAGATCAATTGTCCGTTTTGGCCGTTCAGCCAGTTCCTTGGCGTGATGTCAATCAATATGGGGTCGTTAAGGTCGTTGATGCCGAGGAAAATTATTCCACTATACTTGCAATGATAGAGAAGCCAAAGAGAGAATTAGCGCCTTCTAATCTAGCAGCAGTTGGTCGCTATATCTTCACATCGGCAATCTTTTCCTGTTTAAAACAAACGATCCCCGACTATCGTGGTGAAATTCAGTTAACAGATGGCATCCGTGGATTATTGAATGAACAAAAAGTTCAAGCCTATCAATTTCATGGGAAGCGTTATGATTGTGGGTCAAAATTAGGTTATTTACAGGCAACGGTTGAGCTGGGACTGCTCCATCCAGAAATTGGGAAGGAATTTAAAGATTATTTAGGAACGTTATCTTAG
- a CDS encoding electron transfer flavoprotein subunit beta/FixA family protein: MKILVAVKRVIDPYVKVRVKSDHTGVETQNIKMSMNPFDEIAVEEAIRLREKNIATEVVAVTIGPDANQETLRHALALGADRAILVRSNQSFCSLNIAKLLQKIVKNEQPDLVLMGKQSIDGDNNQTPQMLAALLDWPQATFASKLVVQGKMIEVTREIDGGLETLSMNLPAVVSTDLRLNEPRYASLPNIIKSKHKPLDIIEYENMGVNLQEHIQILETNPPAARSGGIKVASVEELFDKLKHEAKVL, translated from the coding sequence ATGAAAATTCTGGTTGCAGTGAAGCGGGTAATAGACCCCTATGTTAAAGTTCGGGTTAAATCAGACCACACAGGGGTTGAAACCCAAAACATTAAAATGTCGATGAATCCTTTCGACGAAATCGCCGTTGAGGAAGCTATACGGTTACGAGAAAAAAATATAGCAACCGAAGTAGTTGCGGTGACCATTGGTCCTGATGCTAATCAAGAAACGCTACGACATGCGTTGGCACTTGGAGCAGATCGAGCGATCCTGGTGCGTAGTAATCAATCTTTTTGTAGTTTAAATATTGCCAAGTTATTACAAAAGATCGTAAAGAATGAACAACCAGATTTGGTATTAATGGGTAAGCAATCTATTGATGGTGATAACAACCAAACGCCACAAATGCTTGCTGCTCTTCTTGATTGGCCGCAAGCAACCTTTGCATCCAAGTTGGTGGTCCAAGGGAAAATGATAGAGGTTACTCGGGAAATCGACGGTGGTTTGGAAACGCTATCTATGAATCTACCTGCAGTAGTTAGCACTGATTTGCGCCTAAATGAGCCACGCTATGCTAGCCTACCCAACATCATTAAATCCAAACATAAGCCTTTGGATATTATTGAATATGAGAATATGGGTGTAAATTTACAAGAACATATTCAAATCCTAGAAACAAATCCACCAGCAGCACGTAGCGGGGGGATAAAGGTGGCCTCCGTGGAGGAATTGTTTGACAAATTAAAGCATGAAGCCAAAGTGCTTTAA
- a CDS encoding electron transfer flavoprotein subunit alpha/FixB family protein: MSTLVIVEHDNKVMHPSTRHTLRAALQFDQNPVLLVAGHQCQAVAEQVATIAGVHAVWITDNDRLEHQTAEAVSELVVSIADSFSAILAPASTFGKNLLPRIAAKLNVAQISDITRVLGEDIFEHPIYAGNAIEKVKALDPIKVLTIRTTAFDGVNETQSPCCIERIDKEIKESVTRFVRHELSRSERPELGSAKIVVSGGRGLQSAEKFKLVEELADALGAAVGASRAAVDAGFVPNDYQVGQTGKVVAPSLYIAIGISGAVQHLAGMKDSKVIVAINKDEDAPIFQIANYGLVGDLFELVPQLIKLLKHN; encoded by the coding sequence ATGAGCACTTTAGTAATTGTTGAACATGATAATAAGGTAATGCACCCTTCTACCCGACATACGCTTAGAGCTGCATTACAATTCGACCAAAATCCAGTGTTATTGGTTGCAGGTCATCAATGCCAAGCTGTTGCTGAACAAGTAGCTACTATAGCTGGTGTGCATGCCGTATGGATAACCGATAACGATCGCCTCGAACATCAGACGGCGGAAGCTGTCAGTGAATTGGTGGTATCCATAGCAGACTCTTTTTCTGCCATTTTGGCACCTGCTTCTACTTTTGGTAAAAATTTATTGCCTCGTATCGCTGCCAAATTGAATGTGGCACAAATTTCAGATATAACACGCGTTCTTGGTGAGGATATTTTTGAACATCCAATTTATGCTGGTAATGCAATTGAAAAAGTCAAAGCTTTGGATCCGATAAAAGTACTGACGATTCGAACCACCGCATTTGATGGTGTTAATGAAACGCAATCTCCTTGCTGCATCGAGCGAATTGATAAAGAGATAAAGGAAAGTGTTACTCGATTTGTAAGGCATGAATTAAGCCGCTCGGAGCGTCCTGAGTTAGGAAGTGCCAAAATAGTAGTCTCTGGAGGCCGAGGTTTGCAGAGTGCAGAGAAGTTTAAACTTGTTGAAGAATTGGCAGACGCACTTGGTGCTGCGGTTGGAGCATCAAGAGCAGCCGTGGATGCTGGTTTTGTTCCTAATGATTACCAAGTAGGGCAGACAGGGAAGGTAGTAGCTCCTTCATTATATATAGCCATTGGTATTTCAGGAGCAGTACAGCATTTAGCCGGCATGAAAGATTCAAAAGTGATTGTAGCGATTAACAAAGATGAAGATGCTCCAATTTTCCAAATCGCAAATTATGGATTGGTTGGGGATCTCTTCGAATTGGTACCGCAACTTATTAAGTTATTAAAGCATAATTAA
- the ald gene encoding alanine dehydrogenase — translation MFVGVPKEIKPQENRVGLVPGSVREIVRTGNEVLVEKGAGLGIGISDEQYHTAGAEIVATAEEVFERAELIVKVKEPQPIECKRLREGQTIFTYLHLAPDPQQTRLLKESGATAIAYETVTQNDGGLPLLTPMSQVAGRMSIQAGAHCLEMAQGGSGVLLGGVPGVAPANVVVIGGGVVGSNAVRMAMGMGARVTVIDKSLTRLRELDFQFGSKLNTMYATVESLEQYVREADLVIGAVLVPGAAAPKLVTRNMLKTMRPGSVVVDVAIDQGGCFETSRATTHQVPTYVVDNVVHYCVANMPGAVPRTSTFALNNATLPFVMSLVTKGVKLALLSDGHLLNGLNVHKGMITYEAVARELGYDYVDATEALAS, via the coding sequence ATGTTTGTAGGTGTCCCAAAAGAAATTAAGCCGCAAGAAAATCGAGTCGGTCTAGTTCCAGGTAGTGTGCGCGAAATTGTCAGAACTGGCAATGAGGTTCTCGTCGAAAAGGGCGCGGGTTTGGGGATCGGTATAAGTGATGAACAATACCATACGGCTGGGGCAGAGATCGTTGCTACAGCAGAGGAGGTTTTCGAACGTGCTGAATTAATTGTTAAAGTGAAGGAGCCACAGCCTATTGAATGCAAGCGCTTAAGAGAAGGGCAAACCATATTTACTTATTTGCATTTGGCTCCGGATCCTCAGCAAACGCGCTTACTAAAAGAATCGGGTGCGACTGCAATTGCTTATGAAACCGTGACTCAAAATGATGGTGGATTACCATTACTAACACCGATGTCGCAGGTTGCTGGACGTATGTCAATTCAGGCGGGGGCACATTGTTTGGAGATGGCTCAAGGAGGTAGTGGTGTTTTGTTGGGAGGGGTACCCGGAGTAGCACCTGCAAATGTTGTCGTTATTGGCGGTGGTGTCGTTGGTAGTAATGCTGTTCGCATGGCGATGGGAATGGGCGCTCGGGTAACTGTTATTGATAAATCTCTCACACGTCTGCGCGAATTGGATTTTCAATTTGGTTCAAAATTAAATACCATGTATGCGACTGTAGAATCTCTGGAGCAGTATGTTCGTGAAGCTGATTTGGTGATCGGAGCAGTTTTAGTTCCTGGAGCTGCCGCTCCTAAATTAGTAACGCGCAACATGCTAAAAACCATGCGCCCTGGCTCCGTTGTGGTCGATGTTGCGATTGATCAGGGAGGATGCTTTGAAACAAGCCGTGCCACGACACATCAAGTGCCGACCTATGTCGTTGATAATGTCGTGCATTATTGCGTAGCCAATATGCCAGGAGCCGTTCCTCGTACATCAACCTTTGCCCTCAATAATGCAACATTACCCTTTGTGATGAGTTTAGTTACCAAAGGTGTAAAACTGGCATTGCTAAGTGATGGTCATTTACTTAATGGTCTTAATGTTCATAAGGGCATGATTACATACGAAGCTGTAGCTCGTGAGCTTGGGTATGATTATGTTGATGCTACAGAGGCATTAGCTAGTTAG